In Balearica regulorum gibbericeps isolate bBalReg1 chromosome 14, bBalReg1.pri, whole genome shotgun sequence, one genomic interval encodes:
- the FNIP1 gene encoding folliculin-interacting protein 1 isoform X3 encodes MPPTLFQKLFNKKHGLISPARDARDDCVFSWPLPEFDPSQIRLIVYQDCERRGRNVLFDSSAKRKIEDVSVSKLCSDAQVRVFGKCCQLKPGGDSSSSLDSSINSSSSFSDPKEQCPKYQGSRCSSDANMLGEMMFGSVAMSYKGSTLKIHQIRSPPQLMLSKVFTARTGSSIYGSLNTLQDSLEFINQDSNTLKPDHSTIMNGLLGNIVHSNPMDMPGREQNEDRDSGIARSASLSSLLITPFPSPGSSFNKSCASSYQRRWRRSQTTSLENGVFPRWSMDESFNLSDDSSGPSPGIVRKKKIAIGVIFSLSRDEDENNKFNEFFFSHFPLFESHMNKLKSAIEQAMKMSRRSADASQRSLAYNRIVDALNEFRTTICNLYTMPRIGEPVWLTMMSGTPEKNQLCHRFMKEFTFLMENASKNQFLPALLTAVLTNHLAWVPTVMPNGQPPIRIFLEKHSSQSVDMLAKTHPYNPLWAQLGDLYGAIGSPVRLAKTVVVGKRHDLVQRLLYFLTYFIRCSELQETHLLENGEDEAIVMPGTVITTTLEKGEVEESEYVLVTMHKNRGNLLPTESEEMRTPNCSCKYCKCPISLAQNIEGVSQQEREDAQNTPKVELESSSDENRTIVPDDCQEDAVDVKQPRPCLDTQLETVVCTGSASPEKRVGMESGLEPAANAWRNEDSLESGNQAVSVTRSPGIAVEKKPPDKLFCDAFPCSAAEAQTKVTFLIGDSMSPDSDIELRSQAVVEQIARHHNPPATEEGVSADQNCEAKQTVEDQNRDCGTTEPFPQVASEHQSWNPNQYNTESMSLFDEYFTDDSSIETRTIDDIPGQAATDLLAHNSSLEFSKKLCTKTSKPPSEFCKFMDSAQQETYKNCFNEQDQREKISIRVPHGDRENVEKKVAPGIDWDIPRNESSDSALGDSESEDTGHDLTRPSSNYYGGEQEDWAEEYEIPFPGSKLVEVNSVQPSIANFGRSLLGGYCSSYVPDFVLQGIGSDEKLRHCLVSDLSHAVQHPVLDEPIAEAVCIIADTDKWTVQVASSQRRMIDNKLGKEVLVSSLVSNLLHSTLQLYKHNLSPNFCVMHLEDRLQELYFKSKMLSEYLKGQMRVHVKELGVVLGIESSDLPLLAAVASTHSPYVAQILL; translated from the exons aaactcTGCAGTGATGCTCAGGTGAGAGTTTTTGGGAAATGTTGCCAACTGAAGCCTGGAGGAGACAGCTCTTCTTCCTTGGATAGTTCAATCAATTCATCCTCCTCGTTCTCTGATCCAAAGGAACAATGTCCAAAATACCAG GGTTCTCGGTGCTCTTCAGATGCTAACATGCTTGGAGAGATGATGTTTGGCTCTGTGGCCATGAGCTACAAGGGCTCCACATTGAAAATTCACCAGATCCg CTCACCTCCTCAGCTCATGCTCAGCAAGGTTTTCACAGCTCGCACTGGCAGCAGCATCTACGGAAGTCTGAATAC GTTGCAGGACAGTCTTGAGTTCATTAATCAAGATAGCAATACATTAAAGCCTGACCACAGTACAATTATGAATGGACTTCTTGGGAATATAG TTCACAGCAACCCTATGGATATGCCTGGGAGGGAGCAGAATGAGGACAGAGACAGCGGTATAGCAAGATCTG CATCTCTTAGCAGTCTGCTCATCACTCCGTTTCCATCTCCGGGCTCTTCGTTTAACAAAAGCTGTGCTAGCAGTTACCAGCGGCGTTGGCGTCGCAGTCAGACTACCAGCTTGGAGAACGGGGTCTTCCCTCGATG GTCCATGGATGAAAGCTTTAACTTGTCAGATGACAGCTCTGGTCCTAGCCCAGGAATTGTTAGGAAGAAGAAGATAGCAATTGGAGTTATTTTTTCACTCTCAAGAGATGAAGATGAAAACAACAAATTTAATGAGTTCTTCTTCTCACACTTTCCTCTTTTTGAGAGTCACATGAACAAACTGAAGAGCGCAATAGAACAG GCTATGAAAATGAGTCGTAGATCAGCTGATGCCAGTCAGCGGAGTTTGGCATATAACAGAATTGTTGATGCCCTTAATGAATTCAG aacGACTATTTGCAATCTCTACACAATGCCACGGATCGGGGAGCCTGTCTGGCTTACTATGATGTCGGGGACACCAGAAAAGAACCAGCTTTGCCATCGCTTCATGAAGGAATTCACTTTCTTGATGGAAAATGCTTCTAAAAACCA gtttttaCCTGCTTTACTGACTGCAGTCCTGACTAACCACTTGGCCTGGGTCCCTACCGTCATGCCGAATGGCCAGCCACCTATAAGAATCTTCCTGGAGAAGCATTCTTCCCAGAGTGTGGACATGCTGGCCAAAACTCATCCATACAACCCACTGTGGGCGCAGCTTG GTGACCTGTATGGGGCTATTGGATCACCTGTGAGATTAGCGAAAACAGTTGTGGTTGGCAAAAGGCATGACCTGGTACAGAGATTGCTTTATTTCCTTACTTACTTCATCAGATGCTCTGAACTTCAAGAGACGCATCTTCTAGAAAACGGGGAAGATGAAGCTATTGTCATGCCTGGAACTGTTATAACTACCACACTGGAGAAAGGAGAAGTAGAGGAATCTGAGTATGTGCTTGTCACAATGCACAAGAACAGGGGCAACTTGCTGCCAACGGAGTCTGAAGAAATGAGAACTCCTAACTGTAGCTGTAAATATTGCAAATGTCCGATTTCCCTTGCACAAAACATAGAAGGTGTTTCACAGCAAGAGAGAGAAGATGCACAAAACACTCCTAAGGTAGAGTTGGAATCTTCTTCAGATGAGAACAGAACTATCGTTCCTGATGATTGCCAGGAAGATGCTGTTGATGTTAAGCAACCGAGACCCTGCTTGGACACACAACTAGAGACCGTGGTGTGCACGGGGTCAGCTTCACCAGAAAAACGTGTAGGGATGGAATCTGGTTTGGAGCCAGCAGCAAACGCGTGGAGGAACGAAGACTCGCTGGAATCGGGCAACCAGGCGGTCAGTGTAACAAGGTCACCCGGTATTGCTGTGGAAAAGAAGCCGCCGGATAAGCTCTTCTGCGATGCGTTTCCTTGCAGCGCTGCTGAAGCTCAGACAAAGGTGACTTTCCTCATTGGAGATTCCATGTCACCCGATTCAGACATCGAACTGAGAAGTCAGGCAGTAGTGGAACAAATTGCTAGGCATCACAACCCACCAGCAACGGAGGAAGGAGTGTCTGCTGATCAGAACTGTGAAGCTAAACAAACTGTTGAGGACCAAAATAGAGACTGTGGGACAACTGAACCCTTTCCTCAAGTTGCTAGTGAGCATCAGAGCTGGAATCCAAACCAATACAACACCGAGAGCATGAGTCTGTTTGATGAATATTTTACTGATGACAGTTCAATTGAAACCCGGACTATTGATGATATTCCAGGGCAAGCTGCTACAGACCTTCTTGCTCACAACAGTAGTTTAGAGTTTTCTAAAAAGCTGTGTACAAAGACTAGCAAACCACCTAGTGAATTTTGTAAATTTATGGACTCTGCTCAACAAGAGACCTACAAAAACTGCTTTAATGAGCAGGACCAAAGAGAGAAAATCTCTATTCGTGTCCCCCATGGGGACAGGGAAAATGTAGAGAAAAAAGTCGCCCCGGGAATTGATTGGGACATTCCAAGAAATGAGAGTTCAGATAGTGCCCTGGGTGACAGCGAAAGTGAGGATACAGGTCATGATCTAACTAGACCAAGCAGTAACTATTATGGAGGAGAGCAAGAAGATTGGGCAGAAGAGTATGAGATTCCTTTCCCTGG GTCAAAATTAGTTGAAGTGAACTCTGTCCAGCCCAGTATTGCCAATTTTGGAAGATCCTTGCTAGGTGGCTACTGTTCATCTTATGTCCCTGACTTTGTTTTGCAAGGAATAGGAAGCGATGAAAAGCTGCGGCACTGTTTGGTGTCAGATTTGTCTCATGCTGTGCAG caTCCTGTTCTGGATGAACCGATTGCAGAAGCCGTCTGCATTATTGCGGACACAGACAAATGGACGGTGCAAGTGGCCAGTAGCCAGAGACGAATGATTGATAATAAGCTGGGAAAAGAAGTGTTAGTCTCGAGTCTTGTGTCCAACCTGCTTCATTCCACTCTTCAGCTTTACAAGCACAATTTATCTCCAAACTTT TGTGTCATGCACCTGGAGGATCGGCTGCAGGAGCTctatttcaaaagcaagatGCTGTCCGAGTATCTCAAGGGCCAGATGAGAGTTCACGTCAAGGAGCTGGGCGTGGTGCTGGG GATTGAATCCAGCGACCTCCCTTTACTGGCAGCTGTAGCAAGCACTCACTCTCCGTATGTTGCGCAGATACTACTTTAA
- the FNIP1 gene encoding folliculin-interacting protein 1 isoform X2, whose protein sequence is MLPSWPLPEFDPSQIRLIVYQDCERRGRNVLFDSSAKRKIEDVSVSKLCSDAQVRVFGKCCQLKPGGDSSSSLDSSINSSSSFSDPKEQCPKYQGSRCSSDANMLGEMMFGSVAMSYKGSTLKIHQIRSPPQLMLSKVFTARTGSSIYGSLNTLQDSLEFINQDSNTLKPDHSTIMNGLLGNIGLSQLCSPRRAFSEQGPLRLIRSASFFAVHSNPMDMPGREQNEDRDSGIARSASLSSLLITPFPSPGSSFNKSCASSYQRRWRRSQTTSLENGVFPRWSMDESFNLSDDSSGPSPGIVRKKKIAIGVIFSLSRDEDENNKFNEFFFSHFPLFESHMNKLKSAIEQAMKMSRRSADASQRSLAYNRIVDALNEFRTTICNLYTMPRIGEPVWLTMMSGTPEKNQLCHRFMKEFTFLMENASKNQFLPALLTAVLTNHLAWVPTVMPNGQPPIRIFLEKHSSQSVDMLAKTHPYNPLWAQLGDLYGAIGSPVRLAKTVVVGKRHDLVQRLLYFLTYFIRCSELQETHLLENGEDEAIVMPGTVITTTLEKGEVEESEYVLVTMHKNRGNLLPTESEEMRTPNCSCKYCKCPISLAQNIEGVSQQEREDAQNTPKVELESSSDENRTIVPDDCQEDAVDVKQPRPCLDTQLETVVCTGSASPEKRVGMESGLEPAANAWRNEDSLESGNQAVSVTRSPGIAVEKKPPDKLFCDAFPCSAAEAQTKVTFLIGDSMSPDSDIELRSQAVVEQIARHHNPPATEEGVSADQNCEAKQTVEDQNRDCGTTEPFPQVASEHQSWNPNQYNTESMSLFDEYFTDDSSIETRTIDDIPGQAATDLLAHNSSLEFSKKLCTKTSKPPSEFCKFMDSAQQETYKNCFNEQDQREKISIRVPHGDRENVEKKVAPGIDWDIPRNESSDSALGDSESEDTGHDLTRPSSNYYGGEQEDWAEEYEIPFPGSKLVEVNSVQPSIANFGRSLLGGYCSSYVPDFVLQGIGSDEKLRHCLVSDLSHAVQHPVLDEPIAEAVCIIADTDKWTVQVASSQRRMIDNKLGKEVLVSSLVSNLLHSTLQLYKHNLSPNFCVMHLEDRLQELYFKSKMLSEYLKGQMRVHVKELGVVLGIESSDLPLLAAVASTHSPYVAQILL, encoded by the exons aaactcTGCAGTGATGCTCAGGTGAGAGTTTTTGGGAAATGTTGCCAACTGAAGCCTGGAGGAGACAGCTCTTCTTCCTTGGATAGTTCAATCAATTCATCCTCCTCGTTCTCTGATCCAAAGGAACAATGTCCAAAATACCAG GGTTCTCGGTGCTCTTCAGATGCTAACATGCTTGGAGAGATGATGTTTGGCTCTGTGGCCATGAGCTACAAGGGCTCCACATTGAAAATTCACCAGATCCg CTCACCTCCTCAGCTCATGCTCAGCAAGGTTTTCACAGCTCGCACTGGCAGCAGCATCTACGGAAGTCTGAATAC GTTGCAGGACAGTCTTGAGTTCATTAATCAAGATAGCAATACATTAAAGCCTGACCACAGTACAATTATGAATGGACTTCTTGGGAATATAG GTCTTTCACAGCTTTGCAGCCCTAGGCGGGCATTCTCAGAGCAAGGTCCGCTCCGCCTGATCCGGAGCGCCTCTTTCTTTGCAG TTCACAGCAACCCTATGGATATGCCTGGGAGGGAGCAGAATGAGGACAGAGACAGCGGTATAGCAAGATCTG CATCTCTTAGCAGTCTGCTCATCACTCCGTTTCCATCTCCGGGCTCTTCGTTTAACAAAAGCTGTGCTAGCAGTTACCAGCGGCGTTGGCGTCGCAGTCAGACTACCAGCTTGGAGAACGGGGTCTTCCCTCGATG GTCCATGGATGAAAGCTTTAACTTGTCAGATGACAGCTCTGGTCCTAGCCCAGGAATTGTTAGGAAGAAGAAGATAGCAATTGGAGTTATTTTTTCACTCTCAAGAGATGAAGATGAAAACAACAAATTTAATGAGTTCTTCTTCTCACACTTTCCTCTTTTTGAGAGTCACATGAACAAACTGAAGAGCGCAATAGAACAG GCTATGAAAATGAGTCGTAGATCAGCTGATGCCAGTCAGCGGAGTTTGGCATATAACAGAATTGTTGATGCCCTTAATGAATTCAG aacGACTATTTGCAATCTCTACACAATGCCACGGATCGGGGAGCCTGTCTGGCTTACTATGATGTCGGGGACACCAGAAAAGAACCAGCTTTGCCATCGCTTCATGAAGGAATTCACTTTCTTGATGGAAAATGCTTCTAAAAACCA gtttttaCCTGCTTTACTGACTGCAGTCCTGACTAACCACTTGGCCTGGGTCCCTACCGTCATGCCGAATGGCCAGCCACCTATAAGAATCTTCCTGGAGAAGCATTCTTCCCAGAGTGTGGACATGCTGGCCAAAACTCATCCATACAACCCACTGTGGGCGCAGCTTG GTGACCTGTATGGGGCTATTGGATCACCTGTGAGATTAGCGAAAACAGTTGTGGTTGGCAAAAGGCATGACCTGGTACAGAGATTGCTTTATTTCCTTACTTACTTCATCAGATGCTCTGAACTTCAAGAGACGCATCTTCTAGAAAACGGGGAAGATGAAGCTATTGTCATGCCTGGAACTGTTATAACTACCACACTGGAGAAAGGAGAAGTAGAGGAATCTGAGTATGTGCTTGTCACAATGCACAAGAACAGGGGCAACTTGCTGCCAACGGAGTCTGAAGAAATGAGAACTCCTAACTGTAGCTGTAAATATTGCAAATGTCCGATTTCCCTTGCACAAAACATAGAAGGTGTTTCACAGCAAGAGAGAGAAGATGCACAAAACACTCCTAAGGTAGAGTTGGAATCTTCTTCAGATGAGAACAGAACTATCGTTCCTGATGATTGCCAGGAAGATGCTGTTGATGTTAAGCAACCGAGACCCTGCTTGGACACACAACTAGAGACCGTGGTGTGCACGGGGTCAGCTTCACCAGAAAAACGTGTAGGGATGGAATCTGGTTTGGAGCCAGCAGCAAACGCGTGGAGGAACGAAGACTCGCTGGAATCGGGCAACCAGGCGGTCAGTGTAACAAGGTCACCCGGTATTGCTGTGGAAAAGAAGCCGCCGGATAAGCTCTTCTGCGATGCGTTTCCTTGCAGCGCTGCTGAAGCTCAGACAAAGGTGACTTTCCTCATTGGAGATTCCATGTCACCCGATTCAGACATCGAACTGAGAAGTCAGGCAGTAGTGGAACAAATTGCTAGGCATCACAACCCACCAGCAACGGAGGAAGGAGTGTCTGCTGATCAGAACTGTGAAGCTAAACAAACTGTTGAGGACCAAAATAGAGACTGTGGGACAACTGAACCCTTTCCTCAAGTTGCTAGTGAGCATCAGAGCTGGAATCCAAACCAATACAACACCGAGAGCATGAGTCTGTTTGATGAATATTTTACTGATGACAGTTCAATTGAAACCCGGACTATTGATGATATTCCAGGGCAAGCTGCTACAGACCTTCTTGCTCACAACAGTAGTTTAGAGTTTTCTAAAAAGCTGTGTACAAAGACTAGCAAACCACCTAGTGAATTTTGTAAATTTATGGACTCTGCTCAACAAGAGACCTACAAAAACTGCTTTAATGAGCAGGACCAAAGAGAGAAAATCTCTATTCGTGTCCCCCATGGGGACAGGGAAAATGTAGAGAAAAAAGTCGCCCCGGGAATTGATTGGGACATTCCAAGAAATGAGAGTTCAGATAGTGCCCTGGGTGACAGCGAAAGTGAGGATACAGGTCATGATCTAACTAGACCAAGCAGTAACTATTATGGAGGAGAGCAAGAAGATTGGGCAGAAGAGTATGAGATTCCTTTCCCTGG GTCAAAATTAGTTGAAGTGAACTCTGTCCAGCCCAGTATTGCCAATTTTGGAAGATCCTTGCTAGGTGGCTACTGTTCATCTTATGTCCCTGACTTTGTTTTGCAAGGAATAGGAAGCGATGAAAAGCTGCGGCACTGTTTGGTGTCAGATTTGTCTCATGCTGTGCAG caTCCTGTTCTGGATGAACCGATTGCAGAAGCCGTCTGCATTATTGCGGACACAGACAAATGGACGGTGCAAGTGGCCAGTAGCCAGAGACGAATGATTGATAATAAGCTGGGAAAAGAAGTGTTAGTCTCGAGTCTTGTGTCCAACCTGCTTCATTCCACTCTTCAGCTTTACAAGCACAATTTATCTCCAAACTTT TGTGTCATGCACCTGGAGGATCGGCTGCAGGAGCTctatttcaaaagcaagatGCTGTCCGAGTATCTCAAGGGCCAGATGAGAGTTCACGTCAAGGAGCTGGGCGTGGTGCTGGG GATTGAATCCAGCGACCTCCCTTTACTGGCAGCTGTAGCAAGCACTCACTCTCCGTATGTTGCGCAGATACTACTTTAA
- the FNIP1 gene encoding folliculin-interacting protein 1 isoform X1, giving the protein MPPTLFQKLFNKKHGLISPARDARDDCVFSWPLPEFDPSQIRLIVYQDCERRGRNVLFDSSAKRKIEDVSVSKLCSDAQVRVFGKCCQLKPGGDSSSSLDSSINSSSSFSDPKEQCPKYQGSRCSSDANMLGEMMFGSVAMSYKGSTLKIHQIRSPPQLMLSKVFTARTGSSIYGSLNTLQDSLEFINQDSNTLKPDHSTIMNGLLGNIGLSQLCSPRRAFSEQGPLRLIRSASFFAVHSNPMDMPGREQNEDRDSGIARSASLSSLLITPFPSPGSSFNKSCASSYQRRWRRSQTTSLENGVFPRWSMDESFNLSDDSSGPSPGIVRKKKIAIGVIFSLSRDEDENNKFNEFFFSHFPLFESHMNKLKSAIEQAMKMSRRSADASQRSLAYNRIVDALNEFRTTICNLYTMPRIGEPVWLTMMSGTPEKNQLCHRFMKEFTFLMENASKNQFLPALLTAVLTNHLAWVPTVMPNGQPPIRIFLEKHSSQSVDMLAKTHPYNPLWAQLGDLYGAIGSPVRLAKTVVVGKRHDLVQRLLYFLTYFIRCSELQETHLLENGEDEAIVMPGTVITTTLEKGEVEESEYVLVTMHKNRGNLLPTESEEMRTPNCSCKYCKCPISLAQNIEGVSQQEREDAQNTPKVELESSSDENRTIVPDDCQEDAVDVKQPRPCLDTQLETVVCTGSASPEKRVGMESGLEPAANAWRNEDSLESGNQAVSVTRSPGIAVEKKPPDKLFCDAFPCSAAEAQTKVTFLIGDSMSPDSDIELRSQAVVEQIARHHNPPATEEGVSADQNCEAKQTVEDQNRDCGTTEPFPQVASEHQSWNPNQYNTESMSLFDEYFTDDSSIETRTIDDIPGQAATDLLAHNSSLEFSKKLCTKTSKPPSEFCKFMDSAQQETYKNCFNEQDQREKISIRVPHGDRENVEKKVAPGIDWDIPRNESSDSALGDSESEDTGHDLTRPSSNYYGGEQEDWAEEYEIPFPGSKLVEVNSVQPSIANFGRSLLGGYCSSYVPDFVLQGIGSDEKLRHCLVSDLSHAVQHPVLDEPIAEAVCIIADTDKWTVQVASSQRRMIDNKLGKEVLVSSLVSNLLHSTLQLYKHNLSPNFCVMHLEDRLQELYFKSKMLSEYLKGQMRVHVKELGVVLGIESSDLPLLAAVASTHSPYVAQILL; this is encoded by the exons aaactcTGCAGTGATGCTCAGGTGAGAGTTTTTGGGAAATGTTGCCAACTGAAGCCTGGAGGAGACAGCTCTTCTTCCTTGGATAGTTCAATCAATTCATCCTCCTCGTTCTCTGATCCAAAGGAACAATGTCCAAAATACCAG GGTTCTCGGTGCTCTTCAGATGCTAACATGCTTGGAGAGATGATGTTTGGCTCTGTGGCCATGAGCTACAAGGGCTCCACATTGAAAATTCACCAGATCCg CTCACCTCCTCAGCTCATGCTCAGCAAGGTTTTCACAGCTCGCACTGGCAGCAGCATCTACGGAAGTCTGAATAC GTTGCAGGACAGTCTTGAGTTCATTAATCAAGATAGCAATACATTAAAGCCTGACCACAGTACAATTATGAATGGACTTCTTGGGAATATAG GTCTTTCACAGCTTTGCAGCCCTAGGCGGGCATTCTCAGAGCAAGGTCCGCTCCGCCTGATCCGGAGCGCCTCTTTCTTTGCAG TTCACAGCAACCCTATGGATATGCCTGGGAGGGAGCAGAATGAGGACAGAGACAGCGGTATAGCAAGATCTG CATCTCTTAGCAGTCTGCTCATCACTCCGTTTCCATCTCCGGGCTCTTCGTTTAACAAAAGCTGTGCTAGCAGTTACCAGCGGCGTTGGCGTCGCAGTCAGACTACCAGCTTGGAGAACGGGGTCTTCCCTCGATG GTCCATGGATGAAAGCTTTAACTTGTCAGATGACAGCTCTGGTCCTAGCCCAGGAATTGTTAGGAAGAAGAAGATAGCAATTGGAGTTATTTTTTCACTCTCAAGAGATGAAGATGAAAACAACAAATTTAATGAGTTCTTCTTCTCACACTTTCCTCTTTTTGAGAGTCACATGAACAAACTGAAGAGCGCAATAGAACAG GCTATGAAAATGAGTCGTAGATCAGCTGATGCCAGTCAGCGGAGTTTGGCATATAACAGAATTGTTGATGCCCTTAATGAATTCAG aacGACTATTTGCAATCTCTACACAATGCCACGGATCGGGGAGCCTGTCTGGCTTACTATGATGTCGGGGACACCAGAAAAGAACCAGCTTTGCCATCGCTTCATGAAGGAATTCACTTTCTTGATGGAAAATGCTTCTAAAAACCA gtttttaCCTGCTTTACTGACTGCAGTCCTGACTAACCACTTGGCCTGGGTCCCTACCGTCATGCCGAATGGCCAGCCACCTATAAGAATCTTCCTGGAGAAGCATTCTTCCCAGAGTGTGGACATGCTGGCCAAAACTCATCCATACAACCCACTGTGGGCGCAGCTTG GTGACCTGTATGGGGCTATTGGATCACCTGTGAGATTAGCGAAAACAGTTGTGGTTGGCAAAAGGCATGACCTGGTACAGAGATTGCTTTATTTCCTTACTTACTTCATCAGATGCTCTGAACTTCAAGAGACGCATCTTCTAGAAAACGGGGAAGATGAAGCTATTGTCATGCCTGGAACTGTTATAACTACCACACTGGAGAAAGGAGAAGTAGAGGAATCTGAGTATGTGCTTGTCACAATGCACAAGAACAGGGGCAACTTGCTGCCAACGGAGTCTGAAGAAATGAGAACTCCTAACTGTAGCTGTAAATATTGCAAATGTCCGATTTCCCTTGCACAAAACATAGAAGGTGTTTCACAGCAAGAGAGAGAAGATGCACAAAACACTCCTAAGGTAGAGTTGGAATCTTCTTCAGATGAGAACAGAACTATCGTTCCTGATGATTGCCAGGAAGATGCTGTTGATGTTAAGCAACCGAGACCCTGCTTGGACACACAACTAGAGACCGTGGTGTGCACGGGGTCAGCTTCACCAGAAAAACGTGTAGGGATGGAATCTGGTTTGGAGCCAGCAGCAAACGCGTGGAGGAACGAAGACTCGCTGGAATCGGGCAACCAGGCGGTCAGTGTAACAAGGTCACCCGGTATTGCTGTGGAAAAGAAGCCGCCGGATAAGCTCTTCTGCGATGCGTTTCCTTGCAGCGCTGCTGAAGCTCAGACAAAGGTGACTTTCCTCATTGGAGATTCCATGTCACCCGATTCAGACATCGAACTGAGAAGTCAGGCAGTAGTGGAACAAATTGCTAGGCATCACAACCCACCAGCAACGGAGGAAGGAGTGTCTGCTGATCAGAACTGTGAAGCTAAACAAACTGTTGAGGACCAAAATAGAGACTGTGGGACAACTGAACCCTTTCCTCAAGTTGCTAGTGAGCATCAGAGCTGGAATCCAAACCAATACAACACCGAGAGCATGAGTCTGTTTGATGAATATTTTACTGATGACAGTTCAATTGAAACCCGGACTATTGATGATATTCCAGGGCAAGCTGCTACAGACCTTCTTGCTCACAACAGTAGTTTAGAGTTTTCTAAAAAGCTGTGTACAAAGACTAGCAAACCACCTAGTGAATTTTGTAAATTTATGGACTCTGCTCAACAAGAGACCTACAAAAACTGCTTTAATGAGCAGGACCAAAGAGAGAAAATCTCTATTCGTGTCCCCCATGGGGACAGGGAAAATGTAGAGAAAAAAGTCGCCCCGGGAATTGATTGGGACATTCCAAGAAATGAGAGTTCAGATAGTGCCCTGGGTGACAGCGAAAGTGAGGATACAGGTCATGATCTAACTAGACCAAGCAGTAACTATTATGGAGGAGAGCAAGAAGATTGGGCAGAAGAGTATGAGATTCCTTTCCCTGG GTCAAAATTAGTTGAAGTGAACTCTGTCCAGCCCAGTATTGCCAATTTTGGAAGATCCTTGCTAGGTGGCTACTGTTCATCTTATGTCCCTGACTTTGTTTTGCAAGGAATAGGAAGCGATGAAAAGCTGCGGCACTGTTTGGTGTCAGATTTGTCTCATGCTGTGCAG caTCCTGTTCTGGATGAACCGATTGCAGAAGCCGTCTGCATTATTGCGGACACAGACAAATGGACGGTGCAAGTGGCCAGTAGCCAGAGACGAATGATTGATAATAAGCTGGGAAAAGAAGTGTTAGTCTCGAGTCTTGTGTCCAACCTGCTTCATTCCACTCTTCAGCTTTACAAGCACAATTTATCTCCAAACTTT TGTGTCATGCACCTGGAGGATCGGCTGCAGGAGCTctatttcaaaagcaagatGCTGTCCGAGTATCTCAAGGGCCAGATGAGAGTTCACGTCAAGGAGCTGGGCGTGGTGCTGGG GATTGAATCCAGCGACCTCCCTTTACTGGCAGCTGTAGCAAGCACTCACTCTCCGTATGTTGCGCAGATACTACTTTAA